One genomic region from Nitrospirae bacterium CG2_30_53_67 encodes:
- a CDS encoding molybdopterin biosynthesis protein has translation MIKRQVYPENSPLADALAKWTSELSGRGLLEPLPGEPIPVDASLGRITAEAVAARISSPTYHGSAMDGVAVRFTDTLGASETSPKRLSIGEKAIFVDTGDPLPSGMDAVIMIEDVDRCSETEIEITAPATPYQHVRTMGEDIVATELIIPENHRIRPVDMGAMLAGGLTEVRVRRFPVVEVIPTGDELVQPGSEVTGAKIIEFNSRILCGMVQEWGGEAVRHAIVPDDLGLLKENILSALGRSDLVVVNAGSSAGQQDFTVHALRDLGEVFVHGIHIRPGKPVILGMVQGKPVVGIPGYPVSAVLTLDLFIKPVIHAWQGQPAPAPAIIKATLSRQVASTMGLEEFLRVKVGIVEGRFIATPVSRGAGMLMSLVRADGMVRVPALSEGMAARSEVTVHLIRSRKEIENTLVCIGSHDNSLDVLANLLKKKYPEMSLSSAHVGSMGGLLAIKRGEAHLAGTHLLDEESGEYNIPFIQRLLPEKKVVLVNLVYRQQGLLVRKGNPKGITQFKDLCRDDLVFINRQKGSGTRLLTDKYFHDLGINPGLIRGYEREEYTHMGVASAVAGGTADAGVGILAAARALSLDFLPLARERYDFLIPKVFFETVAMVRLLRIIREEKEFKDILLEMGGYDVSDMGKIMYEV, from the coding sequence ATGATTAAACGACAGGTCTATCCTGAAAATTCCCCTTTGGCCGATGCCCTTGCCAAGTGGACATCCGAGCTGTCGGGCCGTGGTCTGCTTGAGCCCCTCCCTGGAGAGCCGATCCCTGTGGACGCTTCCCTCGGGCGGATTACGGCCGAGGCGGTGGCCGCCCGGATCTCTTCGCCCACGTATCACGGTTCGGCCATGGACGGTGTGGCCGTCCGGTTTACCGATACCCTGGGCGCTTCAGAGACCTCTCCAAAGAGGCTCTCAATCGGCGAGAAAGCGATTTTTGTGGATACCGGAGATCCTCTCCCCTCGGGCATGGACGCCGTGATCATGATCGAGGACGTGGACCGGTGCAGTGAGACGGAGATCGAGATCACGGCGCCCGCCACTCCCTATCAGCATGTCCGGACCATGGGAGAGGATATCGTGGCCACGGAGCTGATCATCCCGGAGAACCATCGGATCCGTCCGGTGGATATGGGCGCCATGCTGGCCGGCGGGTTGACGGAGGTCAGGGTGCGCCGTTTTCCCGTTGTAGAGGTGATCCCCACAGGCGATGAACTGGTGCAGCCCGGGTCGGAGGTCACAGGAGCAAAGATTATTGAATTCAATTCCCGGATCCTCTGCGGCATGGTTCAGGAGTGGGGGGGGGAGGCCGTCAGGCATGCGATCGTACCGGATGACCTCGGCCTTTTAAAGGAGAACATTCTCAGTGCCCTCGGCCGGTCCGACCTGGTGGTGGTCAATGCAGGGTCTTCTGCGGGACAGCAGGATTTCACGGTCCATGCGCTCCGTGATCTGGGCGAGGTCTTTGTGCACGGGATCCATATCCGTCCGGGAAAGCCGGTTATTCTCGGAATGGTGCAGGGGAAACCCGTGGTCGGGATCCCCGGATATCCGGTCTCCGCGGTCCTGACCTTGGATCTCTTTATCAAGCCGGTTATCCATGCCTGGCAGGGACAACCGGCGCCGGCGCCTGCGATCATAAAGGCCACGCTCTCCCGGCAGGTCGCATCCACCATGGGCCTGGAGGAGTTCCTCCGGGTCAAGGTCGGAATCGTGGAAGGCCGTTTTATCGCCACCCCCGTTTCACGGGGAGCGGGCATGCTCATGTCCCTGGTGCGCGCAGACGGCATGGTACGGGTCCCCGCCCTGAGCGAGGGGATGGCCGCCCGATCCGAGGTGACGGTCCATTTAATCCGTTCGAGAAAGGAGATCGAAAACACCCTGGTCTGTATCGGAAGCCATGACAACAGTCTGGACGTTCTCGCCAACCTCCTGAAGAAGAAATATCCGGAGATGTCCCTCTCTTCAGCCCATGTGGGGAGCATGGGCGGGCTCCTCGCGATCAAGAGGGGAGAGGCCCATCTTGCAGGGACACACCTCCTCGATGAAGAGAGCGGGGAATATAACATCCCCTTTATTCAGCGCCTCCTTCCGGAAAAAAAGGTCGTGCTGGTGAACCTGGTCTACCGGCAGCAGGGACTCCTGGTCCGGAAAGGGAATCCCAAAGGAATTACACAATTTAAGGACCTCTGCCGGGATGATCTGGTCTTCATCAACCGGCAGAAGGGATCGGGGACGCGGCTCCTCACGGACAAATATTTCCATGACCTCGGGATTAATCCTGGGTTGATTCGCGGATATGAACGGGAGGAATATACGCACATGGGCGTGGCCTCGGCCGTGGCCGGAGGCACGGCGGACGCGGGCGTCGGCATCCTGGCCGCGGCCCGCGCCCTTTCCCTGGATTTTCTCCCCCTGGCCCGAGAGAGGTATGATTTTCTCATTCCCAAAGTCTTTTTTGAAACCGTGGCCATGGTGAGGCTCCTCCGGATCATTCGTGAGGAAAAAGAGTTTAAGGACATTCTTCTTGAAATGGGCGGGTACGATGTCTCGGATATGGGGAAGATTATGTATGAGGTCTAA